The Megalobrama amblycephala isolate DHTTF-2021 linkage group LG22, ASM1881202v1, whole genome shotgun sequence sequence CAAGGATCCACCACTACTTCAAGTCTAGAAAGAAAAGAGTCCCAGAGTTTGACAAGGCATTATATCAGAAAATCTGCTTTTTATATAGTTATTTAACATTCATGCTTACCCGGTGCCGTCATCTGCATGCCCGGTGGCATAGAAATGTTTAGCACCAAGTTGCTGCAGACGGCTGTCAATGGTCTTGCCCCCGTTGCAGAAATTTGCATAGTTTGTGTCTCCCAGACCTGCATATATAACAGCATGAAAAAGTGCTCATGGGTGTAGCTAACACTTATATAACAGAAAGATCATCTTACCTAACAGTGCATAACGCAGATGGGAGAGGTGGTCGTGCGGCAGAGATTTATTCTTGATCTTTCTCACAAACTTCTGAGCAGTGTCTGGAGGGTCACCATCACCAGTTGTGGAAACCACAAAAACAACTGGCCGAATTTCGCTGTCCAAGTTGTACTGGGGATGCATGGGAATGCACAAGTTGCATCAGTCAGTTTTGACATGTGACTGTCCAAGATTTGatatacatgaaagtaagggtTCTAAGAAACATACTTTATCCTGGTTGCTCAGACAGCTGATGTCAGCTGTAAATCCATGATCAGCAGCTTGTTCGCAGATCTCTTCAGCTATTGACTGAGCCTGACCGCGCTGAGATCCATACAGTATCAAGAAGCGAGCAGCAGCTTCACACGGCATATTATCATAGCTGGACAAAGGGAGTTAAGATGTTGAAAATCATTTCTGCATGTTGTGATAACACAGGTACAAAACTGTCACTGGTACCCTTTCAAAATGTACACCTTTGTACTTTATTTACCCCTAAAGTGTGCATATAAGTAACTTAAAGGTACATGTAAGTACCTAAATGGTACATATTAGAACCTTTTGAAAGAGTTATTCTCAGTGAAAGCTTTTGTACCTTGATTTTTGAGCGAAgcaataaaaatgttgtattatttttattttataaaacataatttaacaaacaaaatatgacacattatttatacaaatctaaattattataattaattaattattataaaataataaatgtatcaGTCTGGGTGCCTCAAACCTGGTTTTGAACAAGGGTGTTGTAACAATCATTTATATAAGCATAAatatttaacttacatttttcCTTCTTCTAACTGTAATGTGAATTAGTATTTTACTTGTACTAAAATGAGGTTCTGTGTTTATAACCATGTGTTTATGAAAGTGCAATCTTAAActtattaacaaaatcaaaatatatcacatttaaatatgatttatatGATGTTTACATGCTTATGGAGCAATAACAATCTTTCATAAGTGTAAACCAGAATTAAACAGCTCTGATGATCATGTGACTATTTACATAAGCCATGAAAAAATGCCaaagaaatcaaaacagtcaTTTAAAGTTGACAGTCCTCTGTTAAATACAGCAACGACCTTTTTTAGACTAACCAAACTTCAGAACAAATGTCGGtcacaaatgtaaaatatgagcggtgggattaaattaataaaatgtaccTTGAATTTATTAATGACAACTCCAACCGCGTCTTCGGTCGAGAAACACAGTGAATTCCGCACTGGCATGCTTACAGAAGTACTATAAACTGGTGAAACATGTAACCGGATATTACATTACTGTGGACTCGCACATGGCCTTGCAGAAATAAACAATTTGTAAATTAAAACATACTAGTCAACGACAAACTTCAATATGTCTAGTCAATCTGTATGGAATATAAACCTGTGGCTGAAATCGCGTTATTTGTTGGAGTTATCGCGATAGTAGGATAAACCATTAatatgtttcatttttaaattttggtagatatgtttttttctttctttctctttcctaAATCATTTTCTGAAGTGTTTTAAAAATTTTGTTAATTAGTAACTCAAtgactattttaaaatgtacccAAAAATGCCGTTGACGTTATGACGTACTGCACTTGGTTTGGTCCGTCCCGCCCCGAGATTCTTCCAGAACTAGCCGGCAGACCCACGCATCGAGGTGCACGGCTAGAGGATTAAACTATCctttataaaatcattttaaatagcTGTGCATTTCTCTGGGGTGGAGATTAAAAATGTCCGCATTTGGGACCCTTGCCTTCGATGAATATGGAAGGCCTTTCCTCATCATTAAGGACCAGGACAAGAAATCTCGCTTGACTGGCCTGGAAGCGCTGAAGGTACAAAAGCTAACGGGCTAGCCTGTTCTCTGAGCTTTTTGACGCTTCATTTAATCATATCTATAATCCAGACAACTACATACTGTTTCATGTTTTAAACTCTTATTTATTACAGTGTGCTTTTGTAGTGCGACATGGAGATAATGTCTTATTTTATTGCGTATTTTATTGTCTAATGTGATCAATAATGTGCCTCATGTCAACCAGCGGATGGTCCATGTGCTTCCTCTAGCGGCGTTGAGTCATGATGCGCAAGCAGGGAAACattaagaaatatatattttttcttcacgAGGCAACTGTAATTGTAcctttactttatttttatgcaaattgCTTGTCAAGAATACAAAAAGTATTGTTGTTTGTGACACACCGTACAATAACAATATGAGATCATGCAATGTTCAAGATTTCATCTATGCTGTCTATAATGTGCATATATTCTAATGTCATTCCTGTCTATTTCAGTCTCACATCATGGCAGCAAAAGCAGTTGCAGGCACCCTGAAAACATCACTGGGGCCAAATGGTGAGTACTCCGTTCTGCATGTAGCCTTGCCTAGTCCATTCCTTGCTGTTTTCATAATGCTGATTAATACTGTTTACAGGACTTGACAAGATGATGGTGGATAGGGATGGTGAGGTGACCGTGACCAATGATGGTGCAACGATCCTCAGCATGATGGATGTGGATCATCAGATTGCCAAACTCATGGTTGAACTCTCCAAGTCTCAAGATGATGAAATTGGAGATGGAACCACTGGTGTTGTTGGTGAGTTTGCTTTTCTTTGACAGCTCCCTCCTCCTCTGATTAAACAAAATAACCAGCTAACTGCACATAGGTTGCAGAGTTtggctttttaaaacaaaataaccagCTAACTGCACATAGGTTGCAGAGTTTGGCTTTTTAATTCTTGTCATTGATCTAACTCTGCATATTCCCCCCTgcattagagctgcacgattataGATAAATTAAGAAtcacaattttgttttgttttttaaatcacGATCACGATTCTGAActgacaactaaacaaaataacatgtaatttactagaggttatGATGAAATGTTAATtactgcagtctatttaaagtgtttaatgagtctgaataaattcatatttttaaattgatttgaatgaatgattcaacgaCTCGCTCATAGACTTCTTGTTTccttactggatgaatcagcatttttttaacaaatgattcagtgacacaTACATTTACACCTACTGGTATAATGATGTAATTGATCATTTTAatctgcaaggatgcattaaattgatcaaaagtgacagtaaaggcatttgtaatgttacagaagatttccatttcaaataaatgctgttctttttaacttaatattcatcaaagaaattgtgaaaaaaatgaatttttccacaaaaaaatgcagtttccacaaaaatattaagcagcacactGTTTTCACAGttgataatgtttatttttgcatcaaatcagcatattgggaTCATGTGAAACTGATGGAATTTTAAGCAGCCATTACTGTCTCCAGTcttcacaggaaaaaaagacAACTTAAAAGATATGACAATACAAAGTAGTTAGTAAATagtaaaggcacaatatgtaatatttttggaataaaatatttaaaaaccactagaacaatgttatatattatgttgacttgtgtacttgcattatcccaaatgtttccaagaatgtttaaatccaaagaaataagaaattttaaccaggacaccgACCATGTGAGCAACTGTTCGGATACATTCATATAGacagaaaataaattattgttataCAGCTCAACACagttagtcttattgtttaattttcgtttcttgatttaccatgagtaccatgttttaccatacCTAATATCCATCAAGCTTACTACAGTGTGCATTGTCTCATAGTAGCCGCCAAGCGAACGCACTGTTGCATtaaaacaactttcaacacacaaatgtctCTGATATGATAAACAGCACTGCATTACCCCACATATGcatgaccggaagaagcagaagcggtcaactgcagcataataaaagctccactgctctcgaACCATGTGTCATGCTGGTCTCTCATTAGCGGTctctccagcggcctcgttctaCTCCAACAgctttcagccacaccctgctttatactacagtaatgttaataaatctataatacattagctcatccatgaatatgatttctgcccgagtcccgtcGGACTCTTTTCCATCGGCTGtagacattaaaggtgctctagaattaaaaattgaatttaccttggcatagttaaataacaagagttcagtacatggaaatgatatacagtgagtctcaaacaccattgtttcctcctccttatataaatctcatttgtttaaaagacctccgaagaacaggcgaatctcaacataacaccgactgttatgtaacagacgggatcattaatatgtacgcccccaatatttgcatatgtcagcccatgttcaagcattagacaagggcagccagtattaacgtctggatctgtgcacagctgaatcatcagactaggtaagcaagcaaggacaacagcgaaaaatggcagatggagcgataataacttgATCCATGATAActtgatccatgataacatgatccatgataacatgatatttttagtgatatttgtaaattgtctttctaaatttcgttagcatgttgctaatgtactgttaaatgtggttaaagttaccatcgttccttactgtattcacggagacaagactgtcgttattttcatttttaaacacttgcagtctgtataattcataaacatattcattctttataaatctctccaacaatgtgtaatgttagctttagccacggagcacagcctcaaactcattcagaatcaaatgtaaacatccaaataaataccatacttgtgcaattagacatgctgcatgacgaacactttgtaaagatctattttaagggttatattagctgtgtaaactttgtttatgctgttaaaggcaagtgcgagctccgtgggtggggagcgtgagcatttaaaggggccgcagcctaaatcggctcatatttaatgatgccccaaaataggcaattaaaaaaattaataaaaaaaaatctatggggtattttgagctgaaacttcacagacacattcaggcgacaccttagacttatattatatcttttaaaaagacgttctacagcacctttaagacaACACCTCCTATGATTTTGCAAAATCAGGGCATCAGGCTACGCCTTTGTTCTGAGTAAGTGACCTCTAGCGgccaaaaattacatattgtgccttttaaattgtaatttttcacAATTGTACTGTTTATGCTGTATTGATTAAATAATTCCAGCCTTGGTGATAATtaaagacttcttttaaaaaacattttaaaaaatcttgctGATCCCAGATTTTTGAATGTTGGTGGTGTGTTTTTTAGATAATCTAAAATTTGATATGTATATGTAGATTCAATGTATGTCTATCTGTAAGCTACAGTAGTAGACatcttttaatttgtaatatgcCAAAGTTCAACTCAAAAGTGCTATATTAtagtatgttttgaagcatatTTCTTGTTTACTCAGTGAAGCTTTGTGGTTTAATGTATATGTTTGCCCCTGTAGTCTTGGCAGGAGCTCTTCTGGAACAGGCTGAGCAGCTGTTAGATAAAGGCATTCACCCCATCAGGATCGCCGATGGTTATGACCAGGCCGCAAAGATTGCCATCGAGCAGCTCGACAAAATTGGTGATAGTTTCCCAGTGGATCCCAAAAACACAGAGCCTCTTATTCAGACGGCCATGACCACGCTAGGGTCCAAAGTGTGAGTGTCTCTGTTACTAGTTGTTTGAAATTAACCGTTTATTACTGAGAATATTGTAAGGGATcatcaaaataatcattttttttgGTTCGTAGGATCAACCGGTGCCACAGACAGATGGCAGAGATTGCAGTCAATGCTATCCTGACGGTTGCAGACATGGAGAGGAAGGATGTCGACTTTGAGCTCATCAAAGTGGAAGGGAAAGTCGGTGGTAAACTAGAGGATACTCAGCTCATCAAAGGTGTCATTGTGGACAAAGAGTTCAGTCACCCTCAGATGCCCAAGGTTTGTGTTTACTGTTAAAGTGcctctattatgcttttttgaatATTAGCTTTCATGCAATGTAGCTGTCTGTGAAGGTAAACGATCTGCAAAGTTGTGAAGCCGAAAGTGCGTGATAAAGTTATTCTCTCAAATGAAAGAATCGACTCTGAACAGCCTAAGTGAATCATTAGTAATTCGAATCCCACTTTTGCAACGGCCACACATCAGTtgtgctgcgtcccaattcgcatacttctactacgccctaaaagtatgtactttttttgtgaataaaaagtacatactttttactcatgtttgtagttctgaactgaatcctcgtccaaagcgcaatgggttgtaggcaatattagcctttatagtgtgcatGGATCCACACTTCGAGAAATAGaagaccatccggggacttttggcatactcttttcaacatactatgctttgggacacacttattttaatctcacatactatttaggatggatagtatggacattgggatgcagggaaAGTAATACGTTTGCCTAATTGCCCACCtgtggtcttcattggctgcctgcAAACAACGTCTACTTTGACGCGCCCTCAAGCGCTGTAGCTAGTTTGTGTTGTGTACATGTCGAGAAGGCTCTGTTTTCTGCTCTGCAAAATCAgatactttgtaaacacttccaaaggatgaaGATGTGAAGAGTCAGTGGTTAAAATTGCTACAGCGATACAACAGAAGAATAACATTTTCATGATTGCTTCTCAAATCTTCATGAGGTCTAAATGGGATTTGCAAAATGCAGTTAAAGATAGGACGGTATGCACTATTATTGATACAGTTAAATGATACAGTTCTCACGTGCACTgcaataaattagaaatatacaCATCAGTTTGTTGATGGATGTACACTTGTTAATGTTGATGTGGAAGAATTACAGTTGCAACATCTCATAATATGTCATACTGATTAGTGTATCACTGAGAAACGTCCTGCTCAAGTTGTCCTTGCGATGGAGGCTTGGGATGAATAACTAGTTCTTCCAATGTTTCATCATCGAACCCGCTCTTggattgatatggtaaaatcgaCACCATCGTTACTGTCCGTACAGTGTGTACAATTGCTGAGGCTTAGGAAGCTGAAGTTCAACAAGCTTCCAACAGGTgctgtaagcggtagaccaGTCACAACAGATTGGGCcgtctggccaatcagagcagagcaggttgcagaaaggaggggtttagagagactgaagcaTCGGTCGAGTTGTTTGAGAATttcatgcatgtaaacctgttagaggagacctccaaaacaaaattaagaacctttaaaatggcataataggggcactttaatattGATTCCTGGTTCCACATGCATGGCATTGTgcataaggtctttattaaaaaaatgttttatatattccTCCAGGTACTGAAAGACACAAAAATCGCCATCCTCACCTGCCCATTTGAGCCACCCAAGCCCAAAACCAAGCATAAGCTTGACGTGACCTCAGTGGAGGACTATAAAGCTCTGCAGAAGTATGAGAAGGACAAGTTTGAGGAAATGATTCGACAGGTCCGTACATTGCTTGTTCTGTTTGTGTGCTTTCCTAAGAGATATTGTTTTAActcattatttttgtatttaatatgtataagaacatttaataatgtttatattatttaatatgttagtacagtgaaaacaggaacatctaaatgcagttttattttacagattAAAGTGCCTTAAAGATATCTTCAGTTTCTTTAAGAAATCTTTTGATGTTTCACTCTAGTCAGTATGGAGTTATTTAGAGCTACGAAATTGAATATTCTGGAATAACAAGGGCAGTTTTCAttgaaaactaaaatgtattgcatCCTCAATTTGATTTTAATGATAAATGCGTATCACTGATCATATGATTGAATTTAGTTTCTGTTTTGCATTCCCCCCCATCCTGTTCCAACACTTTCTTTAAAGGTCAAGGACACCGGGGCTAATCTTGCCATTTGCCAGTGGGGATTTGACGACGAGGCCAATCATTTACTCCTGCAGAATGAGCTTCCTGCCGTCCGCTGGGTCGGTGGACCTGAGATTGAGGTTTGTAAAAACTACACTGCattacactactgtttaaagtCTGCGTGAACTGGAAGTttcaaacgacttttctccagtgttgacgcatttccaagtgaaacagaatattaaatagagggcagagttttactttagcactcctcctctccatctctcactcATAGCAGAATAATGGTTTCAGAGGAGTGGTTTAcgcattttcaacccaagccgtcaaactgatgtcatcAGGGAAGGAACGCTATTCTAGACCGGAaataacttttcagattttgattaaagattaccgcgACACACAATTTTTTCGGTGTattaacttgcacggattaattgcttaccacaagactagtaatatgcactaacaaagtaaatagggtcgatttttatttcatgccgactttaaaagtttggggtcagtatgagatttttttttttttttttttgctttgcaagaagtcttatgctcaccaagcatttaattgatcaaatactgtgaaatataaaataactattttaatattttttttttaaatgtaatgtattcctgtgatgcaaagctgaattttcagcatcattactccagtcttcagtgtcacatgatccttcagaaatcattctaatatgatgatttggttctcaagtaacatttcttatcaatggTAAAatcaattgtgctgcttaaagtcagcatgaaatcaaaactgaccctatttactttgttagcacacattactagtcttgtggtaaacaattcatccatgcaagttgatccaaaaaaaaaaaagatttgtctttaatcaaaatctgaaattGTACTTCCCCTCTGGAATGGCCTTGCTTCTCTGATGTCAGTTTGATGGCTTGGGTAGAACCAGAACCAATGGCTCTGAGAAAAACAAGCCATGCTCTCTATTCTTCTCTTTTAAtcttccgtttcacttggaaaatACGTCATAATAGTGTCGGTctcaacttctgtttcatgcaaactttaatcatttttgtagacactgatttttttttttttgtgctttttttctaaatttaaaGTTCAAAACGATAGCATTTCTTTGAagcaaatcttttgtaacattattaaagtCTTTAGAGTCacttttgctaaataaaagtacagTATTAGGTATGAAAAGTATACCGTTCAGAGAAAAACTTCCAGACCCCAGACTTTAGAATGCTAGGGTATCTCACAACATTGTCTTCAGCTTTAGTGCTGATGAGTTACTAATGTCTTTTGAGAGTACAAACAAACGATTTTATGCAAACATTTCCAGCTCATCGCAATTGCTACTGGAGGACGTATTGTACCCCGATTCAGCGAGCTGACCCCAGAAAAGTTGGGCTGTGCTGGGTTGGTGAAGGAAATCTGCTTTGGGACCACTAAAGACAGAATGCTGGTTATTGAGGAGTGCAAGAACTCCAGAGCCGTGACGATCTTCATCCGAGGAGGAAACAAAATGGTAAAGAGTTTTAAGTGCTAAAATGGGATTTTGCCCCCTCAagatacttaatttttttttttttgtatcatgGTTACAATCTTGTGATCTCCATCACCTATTCATCTGAATCATTTAGATTATCGAAGAGGCTAAGAGAGCTCTTCATGACGCTCTGTGCGTCATCCGTAACCTTGTAAAG is a genomic window containing:
- the cct5 gene encoding T-complex protein 1 subunit epsilon; translation: MSAFGTLAFDEYGRPFLIIKDQDKKSRLTGLEALKSHIMAAKAVAGTLKTSLGPNGLDKMMVDRDGEVTVTNDGATILSMMDVDHQIAKLMVELSKSQDDEIGDGTTGVVVLAGALLEQAEQLLDKGIHPIRIADGYDQAAKIAIEQLDKIGDSFPVDPKNTEPLIQTAMTTLGSKVINRCHRQMAEIAVNAILTVADMERKDVDFELIKVEGKVGGKLEDTQLIKGVIVDKEFSHPQMPKVLKDTKIAILTCPFEPPKPKTKHKLDVTSVEDYKALQKYEKDKFEEMIRQVKDTGANLAICQWGFDDEANHLLLQNELPAVRWVGGPEIELIAIATGGRIVPRFSELTPEKLGCAGLVKEICFGTTKDRMLVIEECKNSRAVTIFIRGGNKMIIEEAKRALHDALCVIRNLVKDNRIVYGGGASEISCALAVNLAADKCPSLEQYAMRAFADALEVIPMALAENSGLNPIQTMTEVRARQVKENNSALGIDCLHLSTNDMKQQHVIETLIGKKQQISLATQVVRMILKIDDIRGPGEPED